In Pseudomonas sp. MM213, a genomic segment contains:
- a CDS encoding NAD(P)/FAD-dependent oxidoreductase, whose product MTNECGWIAQAGSSAARGPLKGTVKADWLIIGAGITGLSAAHSLAQLHPQARIVIVDRQRAAQGASARNSGFVVGHEHPTRDELIGNHGFAGYEVDTAISRAASDEVRQRIARHGIECDFRDCGYFFAVSDPGKLTDVEGKLATLRAVGASAEFLQGEQLSEKLGTRHYQAAIWCGQGNALLQPAKYVKGLLDALPDNVTVFENTDITGLERLGKGRIRANGIAGSIEAPQVLVCLNAFIPRSGIEDSGTFPMELSASLTRPLSDEEFQSIGAVEPWGVLSTRPLGATVRLTPDRRVMIRNTAEYRSRDLTDSELLHRRKHHVLGLQRRFPFLGEQDIQYTWTGHLSASRTGQPFFCKVEEGVYAVAGCNGSGVARGTLWGRLLAEMASGTCSPILESVMRRAQPGWLPPKPLLDIGAMLRMRVEAIRARTEI is encoded by the coding sequence ATGACCAATGAATGTGGCTGGATTGCGCAGGCGGGAAGTTCAGCCGCTCGCGGTCCTCTCAAAGGCACGGTAAAAGCCGACTGGCTGATTATCGGTGCCGGTATCACCGGGCTGAGTGCCGCGCACTCGCTCGCGCAATTGCACCCTCAGGCGCGGATCGTGATCGTCGATCGGCAACGCGCGGCGCAGGGCGCTTCGGCGCGCAACTCAGGCTTCGTCGTAGGTCACGAACACCCGACCAGGGACGAGTTGATCGGCAACCACGGGTTCGCCGGTTATGAAGTGGACACCGCGATTTCACGGGCTGCCAGCGACGAAGTGCGCCAACGCATCGCCCGTCACGGTATCGAATGCGACTTCAGGGATTGCGGTTACTTCTTCGCGGTCAGCGACCCAGGCAAGTTGACCGATGTCGAAGGCAAACTGGCGACGCTACGCGCCGTCGGCGCTTCTGCTGAGTTTCTGCAAGGTGAGCAACTGAGCGAAAAACTCGGCACCCGGCACTACCAGGCCGCGATCTGGTGCGGTCAGGGCAACGCGCTGCTGCAACCGGCGAAATACGTGAAGGGCTTGCTGGATGCACTGCCGGACAACGTGACCGTGTTCGAGAACACCGACATCACCGGCCTGGAGCGTCTGGGCAAAGGGCGAATTCGCGCCAATGGCATCGCTGGCAGTATCGAGGCGCCGCAAGTCCTGGTGTGCCTGAACGCGTTCATTCCCCGGTCGGGCATAGAGGACAGCGGAACCTTCCCGATGGAACTCAGCGCCAGCCTTACCCGGCCGCTCAGCGATGAAGAGTTCCAGTCCATCGGCGCCGTCGAACCGTGGGGCGTGCTCTCCACCCGGCCGCTCGGCGCCACGGTGCGCCTGACCCCGGACCGTCGCGTGATGATCCGCAACACTGCGGAGTACCGCTCTCGTGACCTGACCGACAGTGAACTGCTGCATCGGCGCAAACACCATGTGCTCGGCTTGCAACGGCGCTTTCCGTTTTTGGGCGAGCAAGACATCCAGTACACCTGGACCGGACATTTGAGCGCCTCGCGCACCGGGCAACCCTTTTTCTGCAAGGTCGAAGAGGGCGTGTATGCGGTGGCTGGCTGCAATGGTTCGGGCGTTGCGCGCGGCACGCTGTGGGGGCGATTGCTCGCCGAAATGGCCTCGGGCACCTGCTCGCCGATCCTCGAATCGGTCATGCGCAGGGCGCAACCGGGCTGGCTGCCACCAAAGCCCTTGCTCGATATCGGTGCCATGCTTCGCATGCGCGTGGAGGCGATCAGGGCCAGAACAGAAATCTAG
- a CDS encoding Bug family tripartite tricarboxylate transporter substrate binding protein, translating into MFASLRRSTLCLAVVVTAAVLTTPAFALETVKFMAPGSVGGGYDQTARVLGKALVEANVAKSVTFENKGGAGGTLGLAQFANSTKGDPDALLVMGAIMVAGIEQNNPQITLKDVTPIARLFTEYNVIAVRKESEFKTLDDLLKAFKEKPTSIAWGGGSKGSIDHIGIAELAAKMGVPVNKVNYVAFAGGGEVVAQALGGQIKVITGGYAELGQYIRSDQFRVLAIGAPERVAGIDAPTLKESGYDVIIGNWRGVYGAAGLTPEQRKEVTDAVVAAANSKVWKDNIETNKWSPNILTGDEFGKFVDAEHVRLRAMLVEVGLVKP; encoded by the coding sequence ATGTTCGCATCGTTACGTCGATCCACCCTTTGCCTCGCGGTTGTCGTCACTGCCGCTGTGCTCACAACGCCTGCCTTTGCGCTGGAAACCGTCAAGTTCATGGCCCCAGGTTCGGTGGGTGGCGGTTATGACCAGACCGCACGCGTGCTGGGCAAAGCCTTGGTTGAAGCCAATGTGGCCAAATCCGTCACCTTCGAAAACAAGGGCGGCGCGGGGGGCACGCTGGGGCTAGCGCAGTTTGCCAACAGCACCAAGGGCGATCCGGATGCGCTGCTTGTGATGGGCGCGATCATGGTTGCTGGCATTGAGCAGAACAACCCGCAGATTACCTTGAAGGATGTGACGCCGATTGCCCGGCTGTTTACCGAATACAACGTGATTGCGGTGCGCAAGGAATCCGAATTCAAAACCCTGGACGACTTGCTGAAAGCCTTCAAGGAAAAACCGACCAGCATTGCCTGGGGCGGGGGCTCCAAGGGCTCGATCGATCACATCGGTATTGCTGAACTGGCCGCGAAAATGGGCGTCCCGGTCAACAAGGTCAATTACGTTGCCTTCGCCGGCGGGGGGGAAGTGGTTGCCCAGGCGTTGGGCGGGCAGATCAAAGTCATCACCGGCGGTTATGCCGAACTTGGCCAATACATCAGGAGCGATCAGTTCCGTGTACTCGCCATCGGCGCACCGGAGCGCGTTGCAGGCATCGACGCCCCGACGCTTAAAGAAAGCGGGTATGACGTGATCATCGGCAACTGGCGTGGTGTTTACGGTGCCGCGGGCCTCACGCCCGAGCAGCGCAAGGAAGTCACCGACGCCGTGGTGGCGGCCGCCAACAGCAAAGTCTGGAAAGACAACATCGAAACCAACAAATGGTCGCCCAACATCCTCACCGGTGACGAGTTCGGCAAATTC
- a CDS encoding LysR family transcriptional regulator: MDKIRHIPSLQALQALVEVSDSGSFTQAAARLCLTQSAVSRKIQLLESHFGVPMFARNSRHVRLTPEGEQVLGTARNILAQLKTLEDRLSPQERPFRIRMHVSLAVRWLLPKLSEFYRSHPQVSLSIETVATEVVEPAIDSDAYILYLPEPSADPDSLTLFKEALVPVCAPGLGTSTRPLAAVEDLVSFPLLHRSADRNDWAQWLSANGGKSLDDYRHIPFNLDELALDAAARGLGVAMTDMTLAGESIERGVLVIPFGRPLATRGIYALNLQPSAVAHPACAMVLQWFAQQAERQDLQR, encoded by the coding sequence ATGGATAAAATTCGCCACATTCCTTCGCTCCAGGCCTTGCAGGCGCTGGTGGAAGTCTCCGACTCGGGCAGCTTCACCCAAGCGGCCGCCAGGCTGTGCCTGACCCAAAGTGCGGTGAGCCGAAAGATTCAGCTATTGGAAAGCCACTTCGGCGTGCCGATGTTTGCGCGGAACAGCCGCCATGTGCGACTGACGCCGGAAGGCGAACAGGTGTTGGGCACCGCACGAAATATCCTGGCGCAACTGAAAACCCTGGAGGACCGCCTCTCGCCACAGGAACGGCCCTTCCGCATCCGCATGCATGTGTCGCTGGCGGTTCGTTGGTTGCTGCCGAAGTTGAGCGAGTTTTATCGAAGTCATCCGCAGGTTTCGCTGTCGATCGAGACCGTGGCGACAGAAGTGGTGGAGCCGGCCATCGACAGTGATGCGTACATTCTCTATCTGCCCGAGCCGTCCGCTGACCCGGATAGCCTGACCCTGTTCAAGGAAGCGTTGGTGCCGGTGTGCGCGCCCGGACTGGGCACCTCGACGCGACCACTGGCAGCGGTGGAAGATCTGGTGAGTTTCCCGCTGTTGCATCGCTCGGCGGACCGCAATGATTGGGCTCAGTGGTTGTCGGCCAATGGCGGTAAATCGCTGGATGATTACCGGCACATCCCCTTCAACCTCGATGAACTGGCGCTGGACGCGGCGGCGAGAGGATTGGGTGTGGCGATGACGGATATGACGCTGGCAGGAGAGTCGATAGAACGGGGGGTGCTGGTTATCCCGTTTGGCCGGCCGTTGGCAACACGCGGTATTTACGCGTTGAATCTGCAACCTTCAGCCGTTGCTCATCCGGCTTGCGCGATGGTTCTGCAATGGTTTGCGCAGCAGGCCGAAAGGCAAGACCTTCAGCGTTAG
- a CDS encoding alpha/beta hydrolase, which yields MKPLNKLCLIAASLLMLGTGSAMAGDIAPVKADNVVLVHGSWADGSSWADVISRLQAAGLHVTAVQNPLTSVADDVAATQRVLNQQDGPTVLVGHSYAGTVVSEAGVNPKVSSLVYVAARAPDAGEDFVALSAKYPTMPVRAGTEEHDGFVSLKQDAFLKYFASDVPHDKAMQLFAVQQPIAKTLFTDRTTAAAWHSKPSWYAVSSLDQTINPDLERFLAKRMGATTIELPSSHLSLVSHSKEIADLILEASGRQP from the coding sequence ATGAAACCATTGAACAAACTCTGCCTGATCGCCGCCAGCCTGCTGATGCTCGGCACCGGCTCCGCCATGGCCGGCGACATCGCGCCGGTCAAGGCCGACAACGTCGTGCTGGTACACGGCTCCTGGGCTGATGGCTCAAGTTGGGCGGACGTGATTTCGCGGTTGCAGGCCGCCGGATTGCACGTCACCGCCGTTCAAAACCCGTTGACCTCGGTCGCCGATGACGTCGCCGCCACCCAGCGTGTACTCAACCAACAGGACGGCCCGACGGTGTTGGTCGGCCACTCCTACGCCGGCACCGTGGTCAGTGAAGCCGGGGTCAATCCAAAGGTCAGCTCGCTGGTCTACGTCGCGGCCCGCGCCCCGGACGCCGGGGAAGATTTCGTCGCCCTGTCAGCCAAATACCCGACCATGCCCGTGCGTGCCGGCACCGAAGAACACGACGGTTTCGTCAGCCTGAAACAGGATGCCTTCCTCAAATATTTCGCCAGCGACGTGCCCCACGACAAGGCGATGCAACTGTTCGCCGTGCAGCAACCGATTGCCAAAACCCTGTTCACTGATCGCACCACCGCAGCCGCCTGGCACAGCAAACCGTCGTGGTACGCGGTCTCCAGCCTCGACCAGACCATCAACCCGGACCTCGAACGCTTCCTCGCCAAACGCATGGGCGCGACCACCATCGAGCTGCCGTCGAGCCATTTGTCGCTGGTTTCCCATTCCAAAGAAATCGCCGACCTGATCCTCGAAGCCTCCGGCCGCCAGCCATAA
- a CDS encoding heavy metal response regulator transcription factor, whose product MNILVVEDEPKAGNYLLNGLQELGYSVSLARDGVDGLHLALEHDFDVIVLDVMMPKMDGWEVLRRLRKEADTPVLFLTARDDIADRIKGLELGADDYLIKPFSFAELVARLRTLTRRGPTREEEQLQVDDLQIDVLKRRITRAGVKITLTNKEFALLHLFATHQGQVLSRSMIASRVWDMNFDSDTNVVDVAVRRLRLKIDDPFQLKLIHSVRGIGYRFDTQA is encoded by the coding sequence ATGAATATCCTGGTAGTCGAAGACGAACCCAAGGCAGGCAATTACCTGCTCAACGGCCTGCAGGAACTCGGTTACTCCGTCAGCCTGGCACGGGACGGCGTCGATGGCCTGCACCTGGCTCTGGAGCACGATTTCGATGTCATTGTTCTGGACGTGATGATGCCGAAAATGGATGGCTGGGAGGTTCTGCGCCGCTTGCGCAAGGAAGCCGACACACCGGTGTTGTTTCTCACCGCGCGGGATGACATCGCCGACCGCATCAAGGGTCTGGAACTGGGCGCCGACGATTACCTGATCAAGCCTTTTTCCTTCGCCGAACTGGTGGCGCGCCTGCGCACCCTGACCCGCCGTGGTCCTACCCGCGAAGAAGAACAGCTGCAGGTGGACGATCTGCAGATCGACGTGCTCAAGCGCCGCATCACCCGCGCTGGCGTGAAGATCACCCTGACCAACAAGGAATTCGCCCTGCTGCATTTGTTTGCCACGCATCAAGGCCAGGTCTTGTCGCGCTCGATGATCGCGTCACGGGTCTGGGACATGAATTTCGACAGTGACACCAACGTCGTCGACGTCGCCGTGCGTCGCTTGCGCCTGAAAATCGATGACCCGTTCCAGCTCAAGCTGATCCACAGCGTGCGCGGTATCGGCTACCGCTTCGACACCCAGGCATGA
- a CDS encoding DUF2790 domain-containing protein, translated as MKMLILGFAALLATGSAFADTQTTAPVIHDKTGFFVHMDVAKVLASTDISQQCGVIPARLDYLDHQGREHVLDYQVNGTGCTNDH; from the coding sequence ATGAAAATGTTAATCCTCGGTTTCGCCGCCCTCCTCGCCACCGGCTCGGCGTTTGCCGATACGCAGACCACTGCGCCGGTGATCCACGACAAGACCGGTTTCTTCGTGCACATGGACGTCGCCAAAGTCCTCGCCAGTACCGACATCTCGCAGCAATGCGGCGTGATCCCGGCGCGACTCGACTACCTCGACCACCAGGGTCGCGAGCACGTCCTCGATTACCAGGTCAACGGTACGGGCTGCACCAACGATCATTGA
- a CDS encoding polyamine ABC transporter substrate-binding protein gives MRANTIPLMVVLTTLSAATYADEVVNISNWNGYIADDTLTSFTQATGIKATYDIHDSNEVLESKLMTGNTGYDVVSPSNHFLSRLIKAGAIQKLDRSQLPNWKNLDPALMKKLEVNDPGNQYGYPYMWGTAGIGYNVEKIKAIFGNTDVTHSWKLFFEEENIKKLSQCGVAIIDNPTQILPITLNYLGLPPHSHEPADYKKAEQALLKIRPYVQYFHASKYISDLANGNVCAVIGFNGDIVQAAASAKEANNGIDIAYSIPDEGSTLWFDMVVMPKSAPHEKNGYAYMNYLLTPQVIANISNSIHYANPNLTADQYVTPAVKQDLAIYPPKSVLDKLFTVEELPAAIARLSTRLWTKLKTNT, from the coding sequence ATGCGCGCGAACACAATTCCCCTGATGGTTGTACTGACCACGTTGTCGGCCGCCACGTACGCCGACGAAGTCGTCAATATTTCCAACTGGAACGGCTACATCGCCGACGACACCCTGACCAGCTTCACCCAGGCAACCGGGATCAAGGCGACTTACGATATCCACGACAGCAACGAAGTGCTGGAATCGAAGCTGATGACCGGCAACACCGGCTACGACGTGGTCAGCCCTTCGAACCATTTCCTGTCGCGCCTGATCAAGGCCGGGGCCATTCAGAAACTCGACCGGAGCCAGCTGCCGAACTGGAAAAACCTTGACCCGGCGTTGATGAAAAAACTCGAGGTCAATGACCCGGGCAACCAGTACGGCTATCCGTACATGTGGGGCACGGCGGGGATCGGTTACAACGTCGAGAAGATCAAGGCGATCTTCGGCAACACCGATGTCACCCATTCCTGGAAGCTGTTTTTTGAAGAAGAAAACATCAAGAAACTCAGCCAGTGCGGCGTGGCGATCATCGATAACCCGACGCAAATCCTGCCAATCACCCTCAATTACCTGGGCCTGCCGCCCCATAGCCACGAACCGGCGGACTACAAGAAAGCCGAGCAGGCGCTGCTGAAAATCAGGCCGTACGTGCAGTACTTCCATGCGTCCAAGTACATCAGTGACCTGGCGAACGGCAATGTCTGCGCGGTGATCGGCTTCAACGGCGACATCGTTCAAGCTGCCGCCAGCGCCAAGGAAGCGAACAACGGCATCGACATCGCTTACTCGATTCCTGATGAAGGCTCGACCCTGTGGTTCGACATGGTGGTCATGCCCAAAAGCGCGCCGCACGAGAAAAACGGCTACGCCTACATGAACTATCTGCTGACACCGCAAGTCATTGCCAACATCAGCAACAGCATCCACTACGCCAACCCCAACCTCACTGCGGATCAGTATGTGACCCCGGCCGTGAAGCAGGACCTGGCGATCTACCCGCCGAAGAGCGTGCTGGACAAGCTGTTTACCGTCGAGGAACTGCCGGCGGCGATTGCGCGGCTGAGCACGCGTCTGTGGACCAAGTTGAAAACCAATACCTGA